One genomic window of Oryctolagus cuniculus chromosome 11, mOryCun1.1, whole genome shotgun sequence includes the following:
- the DDIT3 gene encoding DNA damage-inducible transcript 3 protein, which translates to MAAESLPFSFGTVSSWELEAWYEDLQEVLSSDENGGTYVSPPGNEEEEPKTFTTLDPASLAWLAEEPGPAEATSTSLSPRSPESSQSSLAQEEEEEDRGRTRKRKQSGQCAARAGKQRMKEKEQENERRVAQLAEENERLKQEIERLTREVEATRRALIDRMVNLHQA; encoded by the exons ATGGCAGCCGAGTCGTTGCCTTTCTCCTTCGGGACAGTgtccagctgggagctggaagccTGGTATGAGGACTTGCAGGAGGTCCTGTCCTCAGATGAAAATGGGGGTACCTATGTCTCACCCCCTGGAAACGAAGAG GAAGAGCCAAAAACCTTCACCACTCTCGACCCTGCCTCTCTGGCCTGGCTGGCtgaggagccagggccagcagaAGCCACCAGCACCTCCCTGAGCCCTCGCTCGCCAGAGTCTAGTCAGAGCTCCCTGgctcaggaggaagaggaagaagaccgAGGAAGAACCAGGAAACGGAAACAGAGTGGCCAGTGCGCAGCCCGGGCTGGGAAGCAGCGCATGAAGGAGAAGGAACAAGAGAACGAGCGCAGAGTGGCACAGCTCGCTGAAGAGAACGAGCGGCTCAAGCAGGAAATCGAGCGCCTGACCAGGGAAGTGGAGGCCACTCGCCGCGCGCTCATCGACAGGATGGTGAACCTACACCAAGCATGA
- the LOC100338439 gene encoding DDIT3 upstream open reading frame protein, protein MLKMSRWQRQSQNQSRNLRRECSRRKCIFIHHHT, encoded by the exons ATGTTGAAGATGAGCCGGTGGCAGCGACAGAGCCAGAATCAGAGCCGGAACCTGAGGAGAGAG TGTTCCAGGAGGAAGTGTATCTTCATACATCACCACACCTGA